A single window of Eucalyptus grandis isolate ANBG69807.140 chromosome 1, ASM1654582v1, whole genome shotgun sequence DNA harbors:
- the LOC104436824 gene encoding uncharacterized protein LOC104436824 isoform X5 encodes MGSPNIRDLLTAFSPSSEFFAISSGDGRIKIWDTLKGQIQTEFVDIAANDLTDAFMKPDRGHLSVDYTCMKWLDLGKKRKRKHGGSLIVLGTGGGDVLALDVASGELRWRISDCHPGGVTAISFSEKGSRVYTGGADGMICEIDPVTGNSLKRFKTSTKAISSISVSSDGSVLASASAQVKIYSCSDQKKIQKFSGHPGAVRSMIFTNDGKYVLSCAAGERYIAVWRVDGSKMHSASCTLSMEHPAVYLDSRCFDNGEEDLKGLYVLALTETGVCYFWFGQNIEELRNSIPAKVSLSIEDSVLKNHHGAPTILAAKLQGIPSRASGHIFISHGLLVKPLFQKILVHSGKNMNLNSSLDGILLPTGQSLVRAKRGQDVRNKVTALDRANAEDALHPIPTFTDLGETKKPHQYSGIDPDDVIADIVNSRSQAKSLGSEQMHDDDVEVGTSTICLEDHLRSLGFIGRNDGSFDRSAPDPAFFKDINLEANLSNKKIRDAILSMGASDAYNLLRKLLSLWQSRSSNAKLVLPWISRILVIHSDYVLSQEPMTELLYSFGKTAKARGAVIQPLLQLVGRLQFVAAQIDKAMHDQTRDSLHERQADESDDEDEDVDHVFYRDEDESGQTSDDTDDE; translated from the exons ATGGGCTCGCCGAACATCAGAGACCTCTTGACGGCGTTCAGTCCGTCGTCAGAATTCTTCGCCATCAGCTCCGGCGATGGCCGGATTAAG aTTTGGGACACTTTGAAAGGGCAGATTCAGACGGAGTTTGTCGACATTGCGGCAAATGATCTGACGGATGCGTTCATGAAGCCGGACAGGGGTCACCTTTCGGTTGATTACACCTGCATGAAATGGTTGGATTTGGGGAAAAAG aggaaaagaaagcatgGGGGCTCGTTGATAGTTTTAGGGACAGGCGGGGGTGATGTCCTAGCACTCGATGTAGCATCTGGTGAATTGAGATGGAGAATTAGTGACTGTCACCCTGG GGGTGTCACTGCCATCTCATTTTCTGAAAAAGGGTCACGCGTTTACACTGGTGGTGCTGATGGgatgatttgtgaaattgatcCAGTGACAGGAAACTccttaaaaaggtttaaaacttcAACAAAGGCTATATCTTCCATCTCCGTTTCATCTG ATGGAAGTGTACTAGCTTCTGCATCTGCCCAAGTAAAGATATATAGTTGCTCAGATCAGAAAAAGATACAGAAGTTTTCTGGCCATCCT GGAGCTGTTCGCTCTATGATCTTTACCAATGATGGAAAGTATGTTCTTTCTTGTGCCGCTGGTGAAAGATATATTGCTGTTTGGCGAGTTGATGGTAGCAAAATGCACTCAGCAAGCTGTACACTGTCCATGGAGCATCCTGCAGTCTATCTTGACAGCAGATGCTTTGATAATGGAGAAGAAGATCTCAAAGGCCTGTATGTTTTGGCTCTTACAGAGACTGGCGTTTGTTATTTCTGGTTTGGACAGAACATTGAGGAACTACGCAATTCGATACCTGCAAAAGTCTCTTTATCTATTGAGGACTCTGTATTGAAGAATCATCATGGTGCACCTACAATACTTGCTGCAAAATTACAAGGCATTCCAAGTCGTGCATCTGGGCACATTTTTATTTCCCATGGTCTGCTAGTAAAGCCACTCTTTCAGAAAATTTTAGTGCATTCTGGCAAAAACATGAATTTAAACAGCTCTTTAGATGGGATTCTTTTGCCCACTGGTCAATCCCTGGTTAGGGCGAAGAGAGGACAAGATGTAAGGAATAAAG TGACGGCATTGGATCGAGCAAATGCTGAAGATGCCCTACATCCAATTCCAACTTTTACTGACTTGGGAGAAACAAAGAAACCACATCAATATTCTGGCATTGACCCTGATGACGTTATTGCTGATATAGTCAACAGCAGGAGTCAAGCAAAATCTTTGGGCAGCGAACAAATGCATG ATGATGATGTAGAAGTGGGCACGTCTACAATATGCCTGGAGGACCATTTAAGATCGCTAGGATTTATTGGTCGAAATGATGGTTCTTTTGATAGATCAGCTCCTGATCCTGCTTTCTTCAAGGATATAAATCTGGAAGCCAATCTATCAAATAAAAAG ATAAGGGATGCTATTTTATCCATGGGAGCAAGTGATGCATACAACCTACTGAGAAAGCTTTTGTCCTTGTGGCAGTCAAG GTCATCTAATGCGAAGCTAGTATTGCCGTGGATTAGCAGGATATTGGTCATTCACAGTGATTATGTCCTTTCTCAGGAACCAATGACCGAGCTGCTTTATTCTTTTGGCAAG ACTGCAAAAGCTAGAGGGGCGGTCATCCAACCATTACTGCAGTTAGTTGGTCGGCTGCAGTTTGTTGCTGCTCAG ATTGACAAGGCCATGCATGATCAAACTAGAGATTCTCTTCACGAGCGTCAAGCTGATGAaagtgatgatgaggatgaagacGTCGATCACGTCTTTTACAGGGATGAGGATGAATCTGGACAAACTAGTGATGATACAGATGATGAGTAG
- the LOC104436824 gene encoding uncharacterized protein LOC104436824 isoform X3, with product MGSPNIRDLLTAFSPSSEFFAISSGDGRIKIWDTLKGQIQTEFVDIAANDLTDAFMKPDRGHLSVDYTCMKWLDLGKKRKRKHGGSLIVLGTGGGDVLALDVASGELRWRISDCHPGGVTAISFSEKGSRVYTGGADGMICEIDPVTGNSLKRFKTSTKAISSISVSSDGSVLASASAQVKIYSCSDQKKIQKFSGHPGAVRSMIFTNDGKYVLSCAAGERYIAVWRVDGSKMHSASCTLSMEHPAVYLDSRCFDNGEEDLKGLYVLALTETGVCYFWFGQNIEELRNSIPAKVSLSIEDSVLKNHHGAPTILAAKLQGIPSRASGHIFISHGLLVKPLFQKILVHSGKNMNLNSSLDGILLPTGQSLVRAKRGQDVRNKVTALDRANAEDALHPIPTFTDLGETKKPHQYSGIDPDDVIADIVNSRSQAKSLGSEQMHVSADDDVEVGTSTICLEDHLRSLGFIGRNDGSFDRSAPDPAFFKDINLEANLSNKKIRDAILSMGASDAYNLLRKLLSLWQSRSSNAKLVLPWISRILVIHSDYVLSQEPMTELLYSFGKTAKARGAVIQPLLQLVGRLQFVAAQIDKAMHDQTRDSLHERQADESDDEDEDVDHVFYRDEDESGQTSDDTDDE from the exons ATGGGCTCGCCGAACATCAGAGACCTCTTGACGGCGTTCAGTCCGTCGTCAGAATTCTTCGCCATCAGCTCCGGCGATGGCCGGATTAAG aTTTGGGACACTTTGAAAGGGCAGATTCAGACGGAGTTTGTCGACATTGCGGCAAATGATCTGACGGATGCGTTCATGAAGCCGGACAGGGGTCACCTTTCGGTTGATTACACCTGCATGAAATGGTTGGATTTGGGGAAAAAG aggaaaagaaagcatgGGGGCTCGTTGATAGTTTTAGGGACAGGCGGGGGTGATGTCCTAGCACTCGATGTAGCATCTGGTGAATTGAGATGGAGAATTAGTGACTGTCACCCTGG GGGTGTCACTGCCATCTCATTTTCTGAAAAAGGGTCACGCGTTTACACTGGTGGTGCTGATGGgatgatttgtgaaattgatcCAGTGACAGGAAACTccttaaaaaggtttaaaacttcAACAAAGGCTATATCTTCCATCTCCGTTTCATCTG ATGGAAGTGTACTAGCTTCTGCATCTGCCCAAGTAAAGATATATAGTTGCTCAGATCAGAAAAAGATACAGAAGTTTTCTGGCCATCCT GGAGCTGTTCGCTCTATGATCTTTACCAATGATGGAAAGTATGTTCTTTCTTGTGCCGCTGGTGAAAGATATATTGCTGTTTGGCGAGTTGATGGTAGCAAAATGCACTCAGCAAGCTGTACACTGTCCATGGAGCATCCTGCAGTCTATCTTGACAGCAGATGCTTTGATAATGGAGAAGAAGATCTCAAAGGCCTGTATGTTTTGGCTCTTACAGAGACTGGCGTTTGTTATTTCTGGTTTGGACAGAACATTGAGGAACTACGCAATTCGATACCTGCAAAAGTCTCTTTATCTATTGAGGACTCTGTATTGAAGAATCATCATGGTGCACCTACAATACTTGCTGCAAAATTACAAGGCATTCCAAGTCGTGCATCTGGGCACATTTTTATTTCCCATGGTCTGCTAGTAAAGCCACTCTTTCAGAAAATTTTAGTGCATTCTGGCAAAAACATGAATTTAAACAGCTCTTTAGATGGGATTCTTTTGCCCACTGGTCAATCCCTGGTTAGGGCGAAGAGAGGACAAGATGTAAGGAATAAAG TGACGGCATTGGATCGAGCAAATGCTGAAGATGCCCTACATCCAATTCCAACTTTTACTGACTTGGGAGAAACAAAGAAACCACATCAATATTCTGGCATTGACCCTGATGACGTTATTGCTGATATAGTCAACAGCAGGAGTCAAGCAAAATCTTTGGGCAGCGAACAAATGCATG TTTCTGCAGATGATGATGTAGAAGTGGGCACGTCTACAATATGCCTGGAGGACCATTTAAGATCGCTAGGATTTATTGGTCGAAATGATGGTTCTTTTGATAGATCAGCTCCTGATCCTGCTTTCTTCAAGGATATAAATCTGGAAGCCAATCTATCAAATAAAAAG ATAAGGGATGCTATTTTATCCATGGGAGCAAGTGATGCATACAACCTACTGAGAAAGCTTTTGTCCTTGTGGCAGTCAAG GTCATCTAATGCGAAGCTAGTATTGCCGTGGATTAGCAGGATATTGGTCATTCACAGTGATTATGTCCTTTCTCAGGAACCAATGACCGAGCTGCTTTATTCTTTTGGCAAG ACTGCAAAAGCTAGAGGGGCGGTCATCCAACCATTACTGCAGTTAGTTGGTCGGCTGCAGTTTGTTGCTGCTCAG ATTGACAAGGCCATGCATGATCAAACTAGAGATTCTCTTCACGAGCGTCAAGCTGATGAaagtgatgatgaggatgaagacGTCGATCACGTCTTTTACAGGGATGAGGATGAATCTGGACAAACTAGTGATGATACAGATGATGAGTAG
- the LOC104436824 gene encoding uncharacterized protein LOC104436824 isoform X4 has product MGSPNIRDLLTAFSPSSEFFAISSGDGRIKIWDTLKGQIQTEFVDIAANDLTDAFMKPDRGHLSVDYTCMKWLDLGKKRKRKHGGSLIVLGTGGGDVLALDVASGELRWRISDCHPGGVTAISFSEKGSRVYTGGADGMICEIDPVTGNSLKRFKTSTKAISSISVSSDGSVLASASAQVKIYSCSDQKKIQKFSGHPGAVRSMIFTNDGKYVLSCAAGERYIAVWRVDGSKMHSASCTLSMEHPAVYLDSRCFDNGEEDLKGLYVLALTETGVCYFWFGQNIEELRNSIPAKVSLSIEDSVLKNHHGAPTILAAKLQGIPSRASGHIFISHGLLVKPLFQKILVHSGKNMNLNSSLDGILLPTGQSLVRAKRGQDVRNKAVTALDRANAEDALHPIPTFTDLGETKKPHQYSGIDPDDVIADIVNSRSQAKSLGSEQMHDDDVEVGTSTICLEDHLRSLGFIGRNDGSFDRSAPDPAFFKDINLEANLSNKKIRDAILSMGASDAYNLLRKLLSLWQSRSSNAKLVLPWISRILVIHSDYVLSQEPMTELLYSFGKTAKARGAVIQPLLQLVGRLQFVAAQIDKAMHDQTRDSLHERQADESDDEDEDVDHVFYRDEDESGQTSDDTDDE; this is encoded by the exons ATGGGCTCGCCGAACATCAGAGACCTCTTGACGGCGTTCAGTCCGTCGTCAGAATTCTTCGCCATCAGCTCCGGCGATGGCCGGATTAAG aTTTGGGACACTTTGAAAGGGCAGATTCAGACGGAGTTTGTCGACATTGCGGCAAATGATCTGACGGATGCGTTCATGAAGCCGGACAGGGGTCACCTTTCGGTTGATTACACCTGCATGAAATGGTTGGATTTGGGGAAAAAG aggaaaagaaagcatgGGGGCTCGTTGATAGTTTTAGGGACAGGCGGGGGTGATGTCCTAGCACTCGATGTAGCATCTGGTGAATTGAGATGGAGAATTAGTGACTGTCACCCTGG GGGTGTCACTGCCATCTCATTTTCTGAAAAAGGGTCACGCGTTTACACTGGTGGTGCTGATGGgatgatttgtgaaattgatcCAGTGACAGGAAACTccttaaaaaggtttaaaacttcAACAAAGGCTATATCTTCCATCTCCGTTTCATCTG ATGGAAGTGTACTAGCTTCTGCATCTGCCCAAGTAAAGATATATAGTTGCTCAGATCAGAAAAAGATACAGAAGTTTTCTGGCCATCCT GGAGCTGTTCGCTCTATGATCTTTACCAATGATGGAAAGTATGTTCTTTCTTGTGCCGCTGGTGAAAGATATATTGCTGTTTGGCGAGTTGATGGTAGCAAAATGCACTCAGCAAGCTGTACACTGTCCATGGAGCATCCTGCAGTCTATCTTGACAGCAGATGCTTTGATAATGGAGAAGAAGATCTCAAAGGCCTGTATGTTTTGGCTCTTACAGAGACTGGCGTTTGTTATTTCTGGTTTGGACAGAACATTGAGGAACTACGCAATTCGATACCTGCAAAAGTCTCTTTATCTATTGAGGACTCTGTATTGAAGAATCATCATGGTGCACCTACAATACTTGCTGCAAAATTACAAGGCATTCCAAGTCGTGCATCTGGGCACATTTTTATTTCCCATGGTCTGCTAGTAAAGCCACTCTTTCAGAAAATTTTAGTGCATTCTGGCAAAAACATGAATTTAAACAGCTCTTTAGATGGGATTCTTTTGCCCACTGGTCAATCCCTGGTTAGGGCGAAGAGAGGACAAGATGTAAGGAATAAAG CAGTGACGGCATTGGATCGAGCAAATGCTGAAGATGCCCTACATCCAATTCCAACTTTTACTGACTTGGGAGAAACAAAGAAACCACATCAATATTCTGGCATTGACCCTGATGACGTTATTGCTGATATAGTCAACAGCAGGAGTCAAGCAAAATCTTTGGGCAGCGAACAAATGCATG ATGATGATGTAGAAGTGGGCACGTCTACAATATGCCTGGAGGACCATTTAAGATCGCTAGGATTTATTGGTCGAAATGATGGTTCTTTTGATAGATCAGCTCCTGATCCTGCTTTCTTCAAGGATATAAATCTGGAAGCCAATCTATCAAATAAAAAG ATAAGGGATGCTATTTTATCCATGGGAGCAAGTGATGCATACAACCTACTGAGAAAGCTTTTGTCCTTGTGGCAGTCAAG GTCATCTAATGCGAAGCTAGTATTGCCGTGGATTAGCAGGATATTGGTCATTCACAGTGATTATGTCCTTTCTCAGGAACCAATGACCGAGCTGCTTTATTCTTTTGGCAAG ACTGCAAAAGCTAGAGGGGCGGTCATCCAACCATTACTGCAGTTAGTTGGTCGGCTGCAGTTTGTTGCTGCTCAG ATTGACAAGGCCATGCATGATCAAACTAGAGATTCTCTTCACGAGCGTCAAGCTGATGAaagtgatgatgaggatgaagacGTCGATCACGTCTTTTACAGGGATGAGGATGAATCTGGACAAACTAGTGATGATACAGATGATGAGTAG
- the LOC104436824 gene encoding uncharacterized protein LOC104436824 isoform X1, with translation MGSPNIRDLLTAFSPSSEFFAISSGDGRIKIWDTLKGQIQTEFVDIAANDLTDAFMKPDRGHLSVDYTCMKWLDLGKKRKRKHGGSLIVLGTGGGDVLALDVASGELRWRISDCHPGGVTAISFSEKGSRVYTGGADGMICEIDPVTGNSLKRFKTSTKAISSISVSSDGSVLASASAQVKIYSCSDQKKIQKFSGHPGAVRSMIFTNDGKYVLSCAAGERYIAVWRVDGSKMHSASCTLSMEHPAVYLDSRCFDNGEEDLKGLYVLALTETGVCYFWFGQNIEELRNSIPAKVSLSIEDSVLKNHHGAPTILAAKLQGIPSRASGHIFISHGLLVKPLFQKILVHSGKNMNLNSSLDGILLPTGQSLVRAKRGQDVRNKAVTALDRANAEDALHPIPTFTDLGETKKPHQYSGIDPDDVIADIVNSRSQAKSLGSEQMHVSADDDVEVGTSTICLEDHLRSLGFIGRNDGSFDRSAPDPAFFKDINLEANLSNKKIRDAILSMGASDAYNLLRKLLSLWQSRSSNAKLVLPWISRILVIHSDYVLSQEPMTELLYSFGKTAKARGAVIQPLLQLVGRLQFVAAQIDKAMHDQTRDSLHERQADESDDEDEDVDHVFYRDEDESGQTSDDTDDE, from the exons ATGGGCTCGCCGAACATCAGAGACCTCTTGACGGCGTTCAGTCCGTCGTCAGAATTCTTCGCCATCAGCTCCGGCGATGGCCGGATTAAG aTTTGGGACACTTTGAAAGGGCAGATTCAGACGGAGTTTGTCGACATTGCGGCAAATGATCTGACGGATGCGTTCATGAAGCCGGACAGGGGTCACCTTTCGGTTGATTACACCTGCATGAAATGGTTGGATTTGGGGAAAAAG aggaaaagaaagcatgGGGGCTCGTTGATAGTTTTAGGGACAGGCGGGGGTGATGTCCTAGCACTCGATGTAGCATCTGGTGAATTGAGATGGAGAATTAGTGACTGTCACCCTGG GGGTGTCACTGCCATCTCATTTTCTGAAAAAGGGTCACGCGTTTACACTGGTGGTGCTGATGGgatgatttgtgaaattgatcCAGTGACAGGAAACTccttaaaaaggtttaaaacttcAACAAAGGCTATATCTTCCATCTCCGTTTCATCTG ATGGAAGTGTACTAGCTTCTGCATCTGCCCAAGTAAAGATATATAGTTGCTCAGATCAGAAAAAGATACAGAAGTTTTCTGGCCATCCT GGAGCTGTTCGCTCTATGATCTTTACCAATGATGGAAAGTATGTTCTTTCTTGTGCCGCTGGTGAAAGATATATTGCTGTTTGGCGAGTTGATGGTAGCAAAATGCACTCAGCAAGCTGTACACTGTCCATGGAGCATCCTGCAGTCTATCTTGACAGCAGATGCTTTGATAATGGAGAAGAAGATCTCAAAGGCCTGTATGTTTTGGCTCTTACAGAGACTGGCGTTTGTTATTTCTGGTTTGGACAGAACATTGAGGAACTACGCAATTCGATACCTGCAAAAGTCTCTTTATCTATTGAGGACTCTGTATTGAAGAATCATCATGGTGCACCTACAATACTTGCTGCAAAATTACAAGGCATTCCAAGTCGTGCATCTGGGCACATTTTTATTTCCCATGGTCTGCTAGTAAAGCCACTCTTTCAGAAAATTTTAGTGCATTCTGGCAAAAACATGAATTTAAACAGCTCTTTAGATGGGATTCTTTTGCCCACTGGTCAATCCCTGGTTAGGGCGAAGAGAGGACAAGATGTAAGGAATAAAG CAGTGACGGCATTGGATCGAGCAAATGCTGAAGATGCCCTACATCCAATTCCAACTTTTACTGACTTGGGAGAAACAAAGAAACCACATCAATATTCTGGCATTGACCCTGATGACGTTATTGCTGATATAGTCAACAGCAGGAGTCAAGCAAAATCTTTGGGCAGCGAACAAATGCATG TTTCTGCAGATGATGATGTAGAAGTGGGCACGTCTACAATATGCCTGGAGGACCATTTAAGATCGCTAGGATTTATTGGTCGAAATGATGGTTCTTTTGATAGATCAGCTCCTGATCCTGCTTTCTTCAAGGATATAAATCTGGAAGCCAATCTATCAAATAAAAAG ATAAGGGATGCTATTTTATCCATGGGAGCAAGTGATGCATACAACCTACTGAGAAAGCTTTTGTCCTTGTGGCAGTCAAG GTCATCTAATGCGAAGCTAGTATTGCCGTGGATTAGCAGGATATTGGTCATTCACAGTGATTATGTCCTTTCTCAGGAACCAATGACCGAGCTGCTTTATTCTTTTGGCAAG ACTGCAAAAGCTAGAGGGGCGGTCATCCAACCATTACTGCAGTTAGTTGGTCGGCTGCAGTTTGTTGCTGCTCAG ATTGACAAGGCCATGCATGATCAAACTAGAGATTCTCTTCACGAGCGTCAAGCTGATGAaagtgatgatgaggatgaagacGTCGATCACGTCTTTTACAGGGATGAGGATGAATCTGGACAAACTAGTGATGATACAGATGATGAGTAG
- the LOC104436824 gene encoding uncharacterized protein LOC104436824 isoform X2: MGSPNIRDLLTAFSPSSEFFAISSGDGRIKIWDTLKGQIQTEFVDIAANDLTDAFMKPDRGHLSVDYTCMKWLDLGKKRKRKHGGSLIVLGTGGGDVLALDVASGELRWRISDCHPGGVTAISFSEKGSRVYTGGADGMICEIDPVTGNSLKRFKTSTKAISSISVSSDGSVLASASAQVKIYSCSDQKKIQKFSGHPGAVRSMIFTNDGKYVLSCAAGERYIAVWRVDGSKMHSASCTLSMEHPAVYLDSRCFDNGEEDLKGLYVLALTETGVCYFWFGQNIEELRNSIPAKVSLSIEDSVLKNHHGAPTILAAKLQGIPSRASGHIFISHGLLVKPLFQKILVHSGKNMNLNSSLDGILLPTGQSLVRAKRGQDVRNKAVTALDRANAEDALHPIPTFTDLGETKKPHQYSGIDPDDVIADIVNSRSQAKSLGSEQMHVSADDDVEVGTSTICLEDHLRSLGFIGRNDGSFDRSAPDPAFFKDINLEANLSNKKIRDAILSMGASDAYNLLRKLLSLWQSRSSNAKLVLPWISRILVIHSDYVLSQEPMTELLYSFGKTAKARGAVIQPLLQLVGRLQFVAAQIDKATHDQTRDSLHERQADESDDEDEDIDHVFYRDEDESGQTSDDTDDD, translated from the exons ATGGGCTCGCCGAACATCAGAGACCTCTTGACGGCGTTCAGTCCGTCGTCAGAATTCTTCGCCATCAGCTCCGGCGATGGCCGGATTAAG aTTTGGGACACTTTGAAAGGGCAGATTCAGACGGAGTTTGTCGACATTGCGGCAAATGATCTGACGGATGCGTTCATGAAGCCGGACAGGGGTCACCTTTCGGTTGATTACACCTGCATGAAATGGTTGGATTTGGGGAAAAAG aggaaaagaaagcatgGGGGCTCGTTGATAGTTTTAGGGACAGGCGGGGGTGATGTCCTAGCACTCGATGTAGCATCTGGTGAATTGAGATGGAGAATTAGTGACTGTCACCCTGG GGGTGTCACTGCCATCTCATTTTCTGAAAAAGGGTCACGCGTTTACACTGGTGGTGCTGATGGgatgatttgtgaaattgatcCAGTGACAGGAAACTccttaaaaaggtttaaaacttcAACAAAGGCTATATCTTCCATCTCCGTTTCATCTG ATGGAAGTGTACTAGCTTCTGCATCTGCCCAAGTAAAGATATATAGTTGCTCAGATCAGAAAAAGATACAGAAGTTTTCTGGCCATCCT GGAGCTGTTCGCTCTATGATCTTTACCAATGATGGAAAGTATGTTCTTTCTTGTGCCGCTGGTGAAAGATATATTGCTGTTTGGCGAGTTGATGGTAGCAAAATGCACTCAGCAAGCTGTACACTGTCCATGGAGCATCCTGCAGTCTATCTTGACAGCAGATGCTTTGATAATGGAGAAGAAGATCTCAAAGGCCTGTATGTTTTGGCTCTTACAGAGACTGGCGTTTGTTATTTCTGGTTTGGACAGAACATTGAGGAACTACGCAATTCGATACCTGCAAAAGTCTCTTTATCTATTGAGGACTCTGTATTGAAGAATCATCATGGTGCACCTACAATACTTGCTGCAAAATTACAAGGCATTCCAAGTCGTGCATCTGGGCACATTTTTATTTCCCATGGTCTGCTAGTAAAGCCACTCTTTCAGAAAATTTTAGTGCATTCTGGCAAAAACATGAATTTAAACAGCTCTTTAGATGGGATTCTTTTGCCCACTGGTCAATCCCTGGTTAGGGCGAAGAGAGGACAAGATGTAAGGAATAAAG CAGTGACGGCATTGGATCGAGCAAATGCTGAAGATGCCCTACATCCAATTCCAACTTTTACTGACTTGGGAGAAACAAAGAAACCACATCAATATTCTGGCATTGACCCTGATGACGTTATTGCTGATATAGTCAACAGCAGGAGTCAAGCAAAATCTTTGGGCAGCGAACAAATGCATG TTTCTGCAGATGATGATGTAGAAGTGGGCACGTCTACAATATGCCTGGAGGACCATTTAAGATCGCTAGGATTTATTGGTCGAAATGATGGTTCTTTTGATAGATCAGCTCCTGATCCTGCTTTCTTCAAGGATATAAATCTGGAAGCCAATCTATCAAATAAAAAG ATAAGGGATGCTATTTTATCCATGGGAGCAAGTGATGCATACAACCTACTGAGAAAGCTTTTGTCCTTGTGGCAGTCAAG GTCATCTAATGCGAAGCTAGTATTGCCGTGGATTAGCAGGATATTGGTCATTCACAGTGATTATGTCCTTTCTCAGGAACCAATGACCGAGCTGCTTTATTCTTTTGGCAAG ACTGCAAAAGCTAGAGGGGCGGTCATCCAACCATTACTGCAGTTAGTTGGTCGGCTGCAGTTTGTTGCTGCTCAG